Sequence from the bacterium genome:
CCTCGAGGTTTTTATCCTGATGAATTTCATTGAGGGCGACCACCGTCGCCTTCTCCGGACGCGGGACCCCGTAACGCAGCCTGGAGGCGTTTATCTCGCGGGCCAGCTTGGCCGTCTTCATGACCAGATCGTAGCGGTCCTTCGCCCTGGCGATGAGCTCCTCGAGGGATATCTGGTAATAGCTGGCGAGGTCCGTGGACCTGGCCTGCAACCGCTTGGGTTTAGCTTCCTCTTCAACCATGCCCTCGGTCTCAGGTTCGTAAACGTTTTCGACCATTTCGCTCCTAAAGGCCTTCTGGGAGTTCAACATCCTCGTCACGCATGTGCTCGAGCATGTAACGGGCGCTCTCGGCAAGGTCTCCGCGGGGCCAGTTTTCGAGGTATGTGTTGAACGCCGCCTCGGCCTCGTCGTAGTTCTTCAGCTTGTCCGAGTACAAGAAGCCGATCATGAACTGGGCTTTGGGCGCCTCGTCGGAGTCGGGGTAGAATTCGAGGATTTTCTTGTAGTAGGTGACCGCGGTGGGCGGCGGGGCCGCCTCGGCCAGGGCGTAAAGCTCGGCCGGGCTTTCCTTGGGTTTCGGTTCGGCGAATAGGTTCTCCTCGTTCACCACCACGTCGTACTGATCTCGGAGTTCGTTGAAGAAATCCACGACGCGCTGGTTGGAGGCTTCACCGATCAATTGACCTCGGACCGACCCCCGCACCTCTTCGTAGGGTTTCTGGCGCGGGTACAGGTACGATACTCTCTGCGCGATAACCCAGCCCGCATCCAACGCGATCGGATCCGTGTACTCTCCGTCCTTCAAGTCTTTAATCGCGATGTTGACCACCTTGCGTGCAAACCGTCCCAGCGGGAGGATGGGCGAGGAGGGCTTCAGGTAGCCCAGCAGGCCGCCATCCGGTTTGGTCGTCTCGTCCTCGGAGTACTCTCCGACGACCCGCTCGAAGCTCTCGCCGCTATCCAGCGCCTGGTGCGCCGCCTTGATTTTATCCTCATCCGCGCAGACGAGGATGCGGATCTGGACCTGATCCTCGTCCAGGTAGTCCGTCATGTGCTCCTCGTAGTAACTGACGGCGTCGGCTTCGGGAACGAGGATGGAGTCGGCGATGCGGGACTTCACCTGATCGAAGCTCAACGGCTTTGAGTCAATCTTCTCCTCGACCAGGAGCAGGTGCCAGCCGAGCTGGCTCTGAACGGGGCCCGCCACCTCGCCCACCGGGAGGTCGAAGATAACCGCCTGCAGCTCGGGCACGGCGCCGAGCTGGGGGACGGGCATGTCCTTCGTCACCAGGCCCAGCATGCCGCCCAGACGTTTGGTCTTGACGTCCTGGGTTTCGGCCTTGGC
This genomic interval carries:
- a CDS encoding peptidyl-prolyl cis-trans isomerase, translating into MRRTVFICTVLAVLSICVSTPAQTQDDRPVVWIDGKPFTIDDLEQRIADLPAQYQSQLVDEAARRSFLDQIIQEQVLYLAALDDKLDSDPKVERQIEQTRVRTLAIAYYESVFGEFYGYSEEKLREYYDSHRDEFMTDAQVRLRHILYTTEADALAGKARLDAGEISFSDLAKAETQDVKTKRLGGMLGLVTKDMPVPQLGAVPELQAVIFDLPVGEVAGPVQSQLGWHLLLVEEKIDSKPLSFDQVKSRIADSILVPEADAVSYYEEHMTDYLDEDQVQIRILVCADEDKIKAAHQALDSGESFERVVGEYSEDETTKPDGGLLGYLKPSSPILPLGRFARKVVNIAIKDLKDGEYTDPIALDAGWVIAQRVSYLYPRQKPYEEVRGSVRGQLIGEASNQRVVDFFNELRDQYDVVVNEENLFAEPKPKESPAELYALAEAAPPPTAVTYYKKILEFYPDSDEAPKAQFMIGFLYSDKLKNYDEAEAAFNTYLENWPRGDLAESARYMLEHMRDEDVELPEGL
- the rpoZ gene encoding DNA-directed RNA polymerase subunit omega translates to MVENVYEPETEGMVEEEAKPKRLQARSTDLASYYQISLEELIARAKDRYDLVMKTAKLAREINASRLRYGVPRPEKATVVALNEIHQDKNLE